Proteins from one Pseudomonas grandcourensis genomic window:
- a CDS encoding symmetrical bis(5'-nucleosyl)-tetraphosphatase, with the protein MATYAVGDLQGCLQALQCLLKQVAFDPQRDRLWLVGDLVNRGPQSLETLRFLYSIRESLVCVLGNHDLHLLAAGRNIERLKKADTLREIIEAPDSAELLEWLRQQKLMHYDEQRNLALVHAGIPPQWSLRKALKYAAEVETALRDDNLLPPYLDGMYGNDPAKWDNDLKGVTRLRVITNYFTRMRFCTAEGKLDLKSKEGLDTAPPGYKPWFQHKERKTKNLKIIFGHWAALEGNVEEPGISALDTGCVWGGALTLMNVDSFERLSCKCDEHGHAVPPVASFIPQTSPASAPR; encoded by the coding sequence ATGGCAACCTACGCTGTCGGTGACCTGCAAGGCTGTCTTCAAGCCCTGCAATGCCTGCTCAAACAAGTGGCGTTCGACCCACAACGGGATCGTCTGTGGCTGGTGGGCGACCTGGTCAACCGCGGCCCGCAGTCGCTGGAAACCTTGCGCTTCCTCTACAGCATTCGCGAATCGTTGGTGTGCGTACTCGGCAACCACGACCTGCACCTGCTGGCGGCCGGACGCAACATCGAACGCCTGAAGAAAGCCGACACCCTGCGCGAGATCATTGAAGCGCCCGATAGCGCCGAACTGCTCGAATGGCTGCGCCAGCAAAAGCTCATGCACTACGACGAACAGCGCAACCTTGCACTGGTCCATGCCGGCATTCCACCACAGTGGTCGCTGCGCAAAGCCTTGAAATATGCTGCCGAAGTCGAGACCGCCTTGCGTGATGACAACCTGTTGCCGCCCTACCTCGATGGCATGTACGGCAACGATCCGGCGAAATGGGACAACGACCTCAAAGGCGTGACGCGCCTGCGGGTGATCACCAACTATTTCACGCGCATGCGCTTTTGTACTGCCGAAGGCAAACTCGACCTCAAGAGCAAGGAAGGCCTCGATACCGCACCGCCTGGCTACAAGCCCTGGTTCCAGCACAAGGAACGCAAGACCAAGAACCTGAAGATCATCTTCGGTCACTGGGCAGCGCTGGAAGGCAACGTCGAAGAGCCAGGTATCTCGGCCCTCGACACCGGTTGCGTCTGGGGCGGCGCCCTGACCCTGATGAACGTCGACAGCTTTGAGCGCCTGTCCTGCAAATGCGACGAACACGGTCATGCCGTGCCGCCAGTCGCCTCATTCATTCCCCAAACATCGCCAGCCAGCGCCCCGCGCTAG
- the surA gene encoding peptidylprolyl isomerase SurA: MKTKLSDCLRPLMLGALFLSTAASAAVQSIDKVVAIVDNDVVMQSQLDQRVHEVQQTISKRGSAVPPASVLEQQVLERLIVENLQLQIGERSGIRITDEELNQAVGTIAQRNNMSVEQFRAALTRDGLSYDDAREQIRREMVISRVRQRRVAERIQVSEQEVKNFLASDLGKMQLSEEFRLANILIPTPESANSDAIQNAAKQADAIYQQLKQGADFGQLAIAKSASETALEGGDMGWRKAAQLPPPFDRLLSTMPVGDVTQPMRTPGGFIILKILEKRGGQTQMRDEVHVRHILVKPSPIRDEAKTKALAESLYSRIEAGEDFGELAKSYSEDPGSALNGGDLNWIDPSVLVPEFREVMAKTPQGQLSKPFQTQYGWHVLEVLGRRATDSTTQAREQQAMTVLRNRKYDEELQTWLRQIRDEAYVEIKLPGADQAAQ, encoded by the coding sequence GTGAAGACCAAGCTTTCTGATTGTCTGCGCCCGCTGATGCTGGGCGCGCTGTTCCTGAGTACGGCGGCCAGTGCCGCTGTACAGTCCATCGATAAAGTGGTGGCCATCGTCGACAACGACGTGGTCATGCAGAGCCAACTGGACCAACGCGTTCATGAAGTTCAGCAAACCATCTCCAAGCGTGGTTCTGCCGTGCCGCCGGCCAGCGTGCTGGAGCAGCAGGTACTAGAGCGCCTGATCGTCGAAAACCTGCAATTGCAGATCGGCGAGCGCTCCGGTATCCGCATTACCGATGAAGAGTTGAACCAGGCTGTCGGCACCATTGCCCAACGCAACAACATGTCGGTCGAGCAGTTCCGCGCCGCCCTGACTCGCGACGGTCTGTCCTACGACGACGCACGTGAGCAGATTCGCCGCGAAATGGTCATCAGCCGCGTACGCCAGCGTCGGGTCGCCGAACGCATTCAGGTCTCCGAGCAGGAAGTGAAGAACTTCCTCGCATCCGACCTGGGCAAAATGCAGCTGTCTGAAGAGTTCCGCCTGGCCAACATCCTGATTCCCACGCCGGAAAGCGCCAACTCCGACGCGATTCAGAATGCAGCCAAACAGGCCGATGCGATTTACCAGCAGCTCAAGCAAGGCGCTGACTTCGGTCAGTTGGCAATCGCCAAGTCTGCCAGCGAAACCGCACTGGAAGGTGGTGACATGGGCTGGCGTAAAGCCGCTCAATTGCCTCCGCCGTTCGATCGTCTGTTGAGCACCATGCCGGTGGGTGATGTCACCCAGCCAATGCGCACCCCGGGCGGCTTCATCATCCTGAAGATCCTCGAAAAGCGCGGCGGCCAGACCCAGATGCGCGACGAAGTGCATGTGCGCCACATCCTGGTCAAGCCGAGTCCGATTCGCGACGAAGCAAAAACCAAGGCCCTGGCGGAGTCGCTCTACAGCCGTATCGAGGCTGGCGAAGACTTCGGCGAGCTGGCGAAAAGCTACTCGGAAGACCCGGGTTCCGCCCTCAACGGCGGCGACCTGAACTGGATCGACCCGAGCGTACTGGTGCCCGAGTTCCGCGAAGTGATGGCCAAGACCCCGCAAGGTCAGCTGTCCAAGCCGTTCCAGACACAATACGGCTGGCATGTCCTGGAAGTCCTTGGCCGTCGCGCCACCGACAGCACTACACAGGCTCGCGAACAGCAAGCAATGACCGTTTTGCGTAACCGCAAATACGACGAAGAGCTGCAGACCTGGCTGCGTCAGATCCGTGACGAAGCGTACGTGGAAATCAAACTCCCTGGCGCCGACCAGGCAGCACAGTGA
- a CDS encoding YeaH/YhbH family protein, producing the protein MSYVIDRRLNGKNKSTVNRQRFLRRYRDHIKKAVEEAVSRRSITDMEHGEQISIPGRDIDEPVLHHGRGGKQTVVHPGNKEFTTGEHIARPPGGGGGRGPGKAGNSGEGMDEFVFQITQEEFLEFMFEDLELPNLVKRNLTGTDTFKTVRAGISNEGNPSRINIIRTLRSAHARRIALSGSSRAKLREAKEELLRLKLEEPDNFGDIQEIEAEIEKLSARIHRVPFLDTFDLKYNLLIKQPNPSSKAVMFCLMDVSGSMTQATKDIAKRFFILLYLFLKRNYEKIDVVFIRHHTSAREVDEEEFFYSRETGGTIVSSALKLMQEIMAERYPSNEWNIYAAQASDGDNWNDDSPICRDILINQIMPFVQYYTYVEITPREHQALWFEYERIAEAFSDTFAQQQLVSAGDIYPVFRELFQRRLVT; encoded by the coding sequence ATGAGCTATGTGATCGACCGACGTCTCAATGGCAAGAACAAGAGCACGGTGAACCGCCAGCGGTTTCTGCGGCGCTACCGTGATCACATCAAGAAGGCTGTCGAAGAGGCGGTCAGCCGGCGCTCCATTACCGATATGGAACACGGCGAACAAATCAGCATTCCCGGCCGCGACATCGACGAGCCGGTGCTTCACCACGGTCGCGGTGGCAAGCAGACGGTCGTACATCCGGGCAACAAGGAATTCACCACTGGCGAGCATATCGCCCGTCCACCGGGAGGCGGCGGCGGTCGAGGCCCCGGCAAGGCCGGCAATTCCGGCGAAGGGATGGACGAATTCGTCTTCCAGATCACCCAGGAAGAGTTCCTCGAGTTCATGTTCGAGGACCTCGAACTGCCCAACCTGGTCAAGCGCAACCTGACCGGCACCGACACCTTCAAGACCGTGCGGGCCGGGATCAGCAACGAGGGCAACCCGTCGCGGATCAACATCATCCGTACTCTGCGTTCGGCTCACGCCCGGCGCATCGCCCTGTCCGGCAGCAGCCGGGCAAAACTGCGTGAAGCAAAGGAAGAACTTCTGCGACTCAAGCTGGAAGAACCAGATAACTTCGGCGATATTCAGGAAATTGAAGCGGAAATCGAAAAACTCAGCGCGCGCATTCACCGCGTGCCGTTTCTCGACACGTTCGACCTCAAGTACAACCTGCTCATCAAACAACCCAACCCCAGTTCCAAGGCCGTGATGTTCTGCCTGATGGACGTGTCCGGCTCGATGACCCAGGCGACCAAGGACATCGCCAAGCGCTTCTTTATCCTGCTGTACCTGTTTCTCAAGCGTAACTACGAAAAGATCGACGTCGTGTTCATCCGCCATCACACCAGCGCCCGCGAAGTGGATGAAGAGGAATTTTTCTACTCCCGGGAAACCGGCGGCACCATCGTCTCCAGCGCCCTGAAACTGATGCAGGAGATCATGGCCGAACGTTATCCGAGCAACGAGTGGAACATCTATGCCGCCCAGGCCTCCGACGGTGACAACTGGAACGACGACTCTCCAATCTGCCGCGACATCCTGATCAACCAGATCATGCCATTCGTGCAGTACTACACTTACGTTGAGATCACCCCGCGCGAACACCAGGCCCTGTGGTTCGAGTACGAGCGCATCGCCGAAGCCTTTTCCGACACTTTTGCCCAGCAACAACTGGTCTCGGCCGGGGATATCTATCCGGTCTTCCGTGAACTCTTCCAGCGCAGGTTAGTGACATGA
- a CDS encoding PrkA family serine protein kinase: MSIFSHFQQRFESTRQEELSLQEYLELCKKDRSAYASAAERLLLAIGEPELLDTSTNSRLSRIFSNKVIRRYPAFEDFHGMEECIDQIVSYFRHAAQGLEEKKQILYLLGPVGGGKSSLAEKLKQLMEKVPFYAIKGSPVFESPLGLFNSTEDGAILEEDFGIPRRYLNTIMSPWATKRLAEFGGDISQFRVVKLYPSILNQIAVAKTEPGDENNQDISALVGKVDIRKLEEFPQNDADAYSYSGALCRSNQGLMEFVEMFKAPIKVLHPLLTATQEGNYNSTEGLGAIPFTGILLAHSNESEWHTFRNNKNNEAFIDRIYIVKVPYCLRVSDEVKIYDKLLFNSSLAKAHCAPDTLKMLAQFTVLSRLKEPENSNIYSKMRVYDGENLKDTDPKAKSIQEYRDNAGVDEGMNGLSTRFAFKILSKVFNFDPHEIAANPVHLLYVLEQQIEQEQFQAETRERYLRFLKEYLAPRYIEFIGKEIQTAYLESYSEYGQNIFDRYVLYADFWIQDQEYRDPETGEILNRVALNEELEKIEKPAGISNPKDFRNEIVNFVLRARANNNGKNPTWLSYEKLRVVIEKKMFSNTEDLLPVISFNAKASKEDQQKHNDFVTRMVERGYTDKQVRLLSEWYLRVRKSQ; this comes from the coding sequence ATGAGTATCTTTAGCCACTTCCAACAACGCTTCGAGTCCACACGCCAGGAAGAACTCTCCCTGCAAGAGTATCTTGAGCTGTGCAAAAAAGACCGCAGCGCCTACGCTTCAGCCGCCGAGCGCCTACTGCTGGCCATCGGTGAACCGGAACTGCTCGACACCTCGACCAACTCGAGACTGTCGCGCATCTTCTCCAACAAGGTCATCCGCCGCTATCCGGCCTTTGAAGACTTCCACGGGATGGAAGAATGCATCGACCAGATCGTGTCGTATTTCCGCCACGCCGCTCAGGGCCTGGAAGAGAAGAAACAGATCCTTTACCTGCTCGGCCCTGTCGGTGGTGGTAAATCGTCCCTGGCCGAAAAGCTCAAGCAACTGATGGAAAAAGTGCCCTTCTATGCCATCAAGGGCTCGCCGGTTTTCGAGTCGCCCCTGGGTCTGTTCAACTCCACTGAAGATGGAGCGATCCTCGAGGAAGACTTCGGCATTCCACGGCGCTACCTCAACACCATCATGTCGCCATGGGCGACCAAGCGCCTGGCCGAATTCGGTGGCGACATCAGTCAGTTCCGCGTGGTGAAACTCTATCCGTCGATCCTCAACCAGATCGCCGTGGCCAAGACCGAACCAGGCGATGAAAACAACCAGGACATCTCGGCACTGGTGGGTAAGGTCGATATCCGCAAACTGGAAGAATTCCCGCAGAACGACGCTGATGCATACAGCTACTCGGGCGCACTGTGCCGGTCCAACCAGGGCCTGATGGAATTCGTCGAAATGTTCAAGGCACCGATCAAGGTGCTGCACCCACTGCTGACCGCCACCCAGGAAGGCAACTACAACAGTACCGAAGGCCTCGGCGCGATTCCGTTCACCGGGATCCTGCTGGCTCACTCCAACGAATCGGAGTGGCACACCTTCCGCAACAACAAGAACAACGAAGCCTTCATCGACCGGATCTACATCGTCAAAGTGCCGTACTGCCTGCGGGTCAGTGACGAAGTGAAGATCTACGACAAGCTGCTGTTCAACAGTTCGCTGGCCAAGGCGCATTGCGCGCCGGATACCCTGAAGATGCTGGCCCAGTTCACCGTGCTCTCGCGCCTCAAGGAGCCGGAAAACTCCAACATCTACTCGAAGATGCGCGTGTACGACGGCGAGAACCTCAAGGACACCGATCCGAAAGCCAAGTCGATCCAGGAGTACCGCGACAATGCGGGCGTCGACGAAGGCATGAACGGACTCTCGACCCGCTTCGCGTTCAAGATCCTGTCGAAGGTGTTCAACTTCGATCCGCACGAAATTGCCGCCAACCCGGTGCACTTGCTCTACGTGCTGGAACAACAGATCGAACAGGAACAGTTCCAGGCCGAGACCCGCGAACGCTATCTGCGCTTCCTCAAGGAGTACCTGGCACCGCGCTACATCGAATTCATCGGCAAGGAGATCCAGACTGCCTACCTCGAGTCCTACAGCGAGTACGGCCAGAACATCTTCGATCGTTACGTGCTGTACGCCGACTTCTGGATCCAGGACCAGGAATACCGCGACCCGGAAACCGGCGAGATCCTCAACCGCGTAGCGTTGAACGAAGAACTGGAGAAAATCGAAAAACCGGCCGGCATCAGCAATCCGAAGGACTTCCGCAACGAAATCGTCAACTTCGTCCTGCGCGCCCGGGCCAACAACAACGGCAAGAACCCGACCTGGCTCAGCTACGAAAAACTGCGGGTGGTCATCGAGAAGAAAATGTTCTCCAACACCGAGGACCTGCTGCCAGTCATCAGCTTCAATGCCAAGGCCAGCAAAGAGGACCAGCAGAAACACAACGACTTCGTCACACGGATGGTCGAGCGGGGCTATACCGACAAACAGGTACGACTGCTGTCCGAGTGGTACCTGCGGGTCAGAAAATCACAATAA
- the pdxA gene encoding 4-hydroxythreonine-4-phosphate dehydrogenase PdxA translates to MKTQRFALTPGEPAGIGPDLCLLLASQAQPHPLIAITSRDLLIERAAQLGVAVDLLPVTPDNWPDAPAPANSLYVWDTPLNAKVVAGQLDKANAAFVLETLTRAGQGCLDGDFAGMITAPVHKGVINESGIAFSGHTEFLADLTHTEQVVMMLATRGLRVALVTTHLPLREIADAITPERLERVTRILHADLQNKFGIARPRILVCGLNPHAGEGGHLGHEEIDIIEPTLERLRGEGMDLRGPLPADTLFTPKYLEHCDAVLAMYHDQGLPVLKYKGFGAAVNVTLGLPIIRTSVDHGTALDLAGSGKIDTGSLQVALETAYQMAETRL, encoded by the coding sequence GTGAAAACCCAACGTTTCGCGCTGACACCCGGCGAACCGGCAGGCATAGGTCCCGACCTGTGCCTGCTGCTCGCCTCGCAAGCCCAGCCTCACCCCCTGATTGCCATTACCAGCCGCGACCTGCTCATCGAGCGGGCCGCGCAACTGGGCGTGGCTGTCGATTTGCTGCCGGTCACACCGGACAACTGGCCGGATGCACCCGCGCCAGCCAACAGCCTGTATGTCTGGGATACACCGCTCAATGCCAAGGTCGTCGCCGGGCAACTGGACAAGGCCAATGCCGCCTTCGTACTGGAAACCCTGACCCGCGCCGGCCAGGGCTGCCTGGACGGAGATTTCGCGGGTATGATTACCGCGCCGGTGCACAAGGGCGTCATCAACGAATCCGGCATCGCCTTTTCCGGGCATACGGAATTCCTCGCCGATCTGACCCACACCGAGCAAGTCGTGATGATGCTGGCCACACGCGGTTTGCGCGTAGCCCTGGTGACCACTCACCTGCCCCTTCGCGAGATTGCCGACGCAATTACGCCGGAGCGTCTGGAACGCGTCACGCGGATCCTGCACGCCGACTTGCAAAACAAGTTCGGCATCGCCCGGCCACGCATCCTGGTCTGCGGGCTCAACCCCCATGCCGGCGAAGGCGGACACCTGGGCCATGAAGAAATCGATATCATCGAACCCACATTAGAGCGCCTGCGCGGCGAGGGCATGGACCTTCGTGGTCCCCTGCCCGCCGACACTCTGTTTACCCCAAAATATCTGGAGCACTGCGATGCGGTGCTGGCGATGTACCATGACCAGGGCCTGCCGGTGCTGAAGTACAAAGGCTTCGGCGCGGCAGTCAACGTGACCCTCGGCTTGCCGATCATCCGCACATCGGTCGACCACGGCACAGCCCTGGACCTGGCCGGCAGCGGCAAGATCGACACCGGCAGCCTGCAAGTCGCCCTGGAAACCGCCTACCAGATGGCCGAGACCCGTTTATGA
- the glpE gene encoding thiosulfate sulfurtransferase GlpE gives MSEFKRIPPEQAQALREQGAVVVDVRDPATFAALHIAGSKHLDNHSLHAFIQGADLDAPTVVVCYHGNSSQGAAAYLISQGFSDVYSMDGGFELWRTTYPAETAQGTTE, from the coding sequence ATGAGCGAATTCAAACGTATCCCCCCGGAACAGGCCCAGGCCCTGCGCGAACAAGGCGCAGTGGTGGTCGACGTCCGCGATCCGGCCACTTTTGCCGCCCTGCACATCGCAGGCTCGAAGCATCTGGACAACCACTCCCTGCACGCCTTCATCCAGGGTGCCGACCTCGATGCACCGACCGTGGTGGTCTGCTATCACGGCAATTCCAGCCAGGGCGCGGCCGCCTACCTGATCAGCCAGGGCTTCTCCGACGTCTACAGCATGGATGGCGGATTCGAGCTGTGGCGTACGACGTATCCTGCGGAAACGGCTCAAGGCACCACTGAATAA
- the apaG gene encoding Co2+/Mg2+ efflux protein ApaG yields MSDPRYQVDVSVVTRYLAEQSQPEHERFAFAYTITVQNNGEMPAKLLSRHWVITDGDGHVEEVRGAGVVGQQPLIDPGKSHTYSSGTVMTTKVGTMQGTYQMLSDDGKHFDAIIAPFRLAVPGALH; encoded by the coding sequence ATGTCCGATCCTCGCTATCAGGTCGACGTCAGCGTCGTCACCCGCTATCTGGCAGAACAATCGCAACCCGAGCACGAGCGCTTTGCCTTCGCCTACACCATCACCGTGCAAAACAATGGCGAAATGCCCGCCAAACTGCTTTCACGACACTGGGTCATCACCGATGGTGACGGGCATGTCGAAGAAGTGCGCGGCGCAGGCGTCGTCGGCCAGCAACCGCTGATCGACCCCGGCAAGAGCCACACCTACAGCAGTGGCACGGTCATGACCACCAAGGTCGGCACCATGCAAGGCACCTATCAGATGCTGTCCGACGACGGCAAACATTTCGATGCCATCATCGCGCCCTTCCGCCTGGCGGTGCCCGGAGCCCTGCACTGA
- the rsmA gene encoding 16S rRNA (adenine(1518)-N(6)/adenine(1519)-N(6))-dimethyltransferase RsmA translates to MTEQYQHKARKRFGQNFLHDAGVIDRILRSIHAKAEDRLLEIGPGQGALTQGLLSSGAQLDVVELDKDLIPILNQQFAGKSNFNLHQGDALKFDFNSLNAAPGSLRVVGNLPYNISTPLIFHLLHNSHLIRDMHFMLQKEVVERLAAGPGGGDWGRLSIMVQYHCRVEHLFNVGPGAFNPPPKVDSAIVRLVPHAVLPHPAKDHRLLERVVREAFNQRRKTLRNTLKLLMSNAEIEAAGVDGSLRPEQLDLAAFVRLADKLSEQKPAAD, encoded by the coding sequence ATGACCGAGCAATACCAACACAAGGCGCGCAAACGCTTTGGCCAGAACTTCCTGCACGATGCCGGCGTTATCGACCGCATCCTGCGCTCCATTCATGCCAAGGCAGAAGACCGCCTGCTGGAAATCGGCCCGGGCCAGGGCGCACTGACCCAAGGCCTGCTCAGCAGCGGCGCGCAACTCGATGTGGTGGAGCTGGACAAGGACCTGATCCCGATCCTCAACCAGCAGTTTGCCGGCAAGAGCAACTTCAACCTGCATCAGGGCGATGCGCTGAAGTTCGACTTCAACAGCCTCAATGCCGCGCCAGGCAGCCTGCGAGTGGTCGGCAACCTGCCGTACAACATCTCCACGCCGCTGATTTTTCACCTGTTGCACAACTCGCACCTGATCCGCGACATGCACTTCATGCTGCAAAAGGAAGTGGTCGAGCGCCTGGCTGCCGGTCCTGGTGGTGGTGACTGGGGCCGCTTGTCGATCATGGTTCAGTACCACTGCCGGGTCGAGCACCTGTTCAACGTCGGCCCGGGCGCGTTCAACCCGCCGCCGAAAGTCGACTCGGCCATCGTGCGCCTGGTGCCCCACGCGGTACTCCCGCACCCGGCCAAGGATCACCGCCTGCTGGAACGCGTCGTGCGCGAAGCGTTCAACCAGCGCCGCAAAACCCTGCGCAACACCCTCAAGCTGCTGATGAGCAATGCCGAAATCGAAGCCGCCGGCGTCGACGGCAGCCTGCGTCCCGAGCAACTCGACCTGGCCGCGTTCGTGCGCCTGGCCGACAAGCTCAGCGAACAAAAGCCTGCCGCAGACTGA